One genomic segment of Natrononativus amylolyticus includes these proteins:
- the dacB gene encoding D-alanyl-D-alanine carboxypeptidase/D-alanyl-D-alanine endopeptidase, whose product MQSEAESREGPVERAFPDLESTSASVFARDLRTGEVLAASSPEVPLLPASNAKLVTAARGFTELGTDYRFETRVYAVGERREEHLVGDLVVVGRGAPDLSQADLMTLAAEVADSGIETVAGELVVDASAFDRQALGPGWTWDDGQFAYGAKSTPLALERNTVDITITSQDGAVQVDASPTSEIVRFDVDVTVDEASAEPDLSVYKKRASEVIRVEGTVPPETTVVEASPVDDPMFHAASVFRDALESKGVSIDGWMRIDHEPIEPEHAPVATAESAPLYELVRGMLTDSDNFAAEQLARTVAFELEGSGGWAEWESHVVEFLADRGTEAVRLRDGSGLSRYNLLSASSLVAVLEWCLEQPWHEQFVDSLPRGGHEGTVENRLEDVPATVRAKTGTLTGARALSGYLLADGEPVVVFSCLRSNLTGEAETAATDRIDEFVGSLAVEAGFEA is encoded by the coding sequence ATGCAGTCTGAGGCCGAGAGCCGGGAGGGACCGGTCGAACGGGCCTTTCCGGACCTCGAGTCGACGAGCGCGAGCGTGTTCGCCCGCGACCTCCGGACCGGCGAGGTGCTCGCGGCCTCGAGCCCGGAGGTCCCCCTGCTCCCGGCGTCGAACGCCAAACTCGTCACCGCCGCTCGAGGGTTCACCGAACTCGGCACCGACTACCGCTTCGAGACGCGGGTGTACGCCGTCGGCGAGCGCCGCGAGGAGCATCTCGTCGGCGACCTCGTCGTGGTCGGCCGGGGGGCGCCCGACCTCTCGCAGGCCGACCTGATGACCCTCGCCGCCGAGGTCGCCGACAGCGGGATCGAGACCGTCGCCGGCGAACTCGTCGTCGACGCCTCCGCGTTCGACCGACAGGCGCTCGGGCCGGGCTGGACCTGGGACGACGGCCAGTTCGCCTACGGCGCCAAGAGCACGCCCCTCGCCCTAGAGCGCAACACCGTCGACATCACGATCACCAGTCAGGACGGCGCCGTCCAGGTCGACGCCTCGCCGACCTCGGAGATCGTCCGGTTCGACGTCGACGTGACGGTCGACGAGGCGAGCGCGGAACCCGACCTCTCGGTGTACAAAAAGCGCGCCTCGGAGGTGATCCGCGTCGAAGGGACGGTCCCTCCGGAGACGACCGTCGTGGAGGCGAGTCCCGTCGACGACCCGATGTTTCACGCGGCGAGCGTCTTCCGGGACGCCCTCGAGAGCAAGGGCGTCTCGATCGACGGCTGGATGCGTATCGACCACGAGCCGATCGAACCGGAACACGCCCCCGTCGCGACCGCCGAATCCGCGCCGCTCTACGAACTCGTCCGCGGGATGCTCACCGACTCCGACAACTTCGCCGCCGAACAGCTCGCGCGAACGGTCGCCTTCGAACTCGAGGGGTCGGGCGGCTGGGCGGAGTGGGAGTCACACGTCGTCGAATTCCTCGCGGACCGCGGCACCGAGGCCGTCCGGCTTCGGGACGGCTCCGGGCTCTCGCGGTACAACTTGCTGTCGGCGTCGAGCCTCGTCGCCGTCCTCGAGTGGTGTCTCGAGCAGCCCTGGCACGAGCAGTTCGTCGACTCCCTCCCCCGCGGCGGCCACGAGGGAACGGTCGAGAACCGCCTCGAGGACGTGCCGGCGACCGTTCGAGCGAAGACCGGGACGCTCACGGGTGCGCGGGCGCTGTCGGGCTACCTCCTCGCGGACGGTGAGCCCGTCGTCGTCTTCTCCTGTCTCCGCTCGAACCTGACCGGAGAGGCCGAAACCGCCGCGACCGACCGGATCGACGAGTTCGTCGGATCGCTCGCCGTCGAGGCCGGATTCGAGGCGTAG
- a CDS encoding ABC transporter ATP-binding protein: protein MSLLEVSDLRTYFFTPDGIVQAVDGVSFEVDAGESLGVVGESGAGKSVAVKSIMGLIREPGRVVDGSIRFDGRELTDLSETELRREIRGNEISIVFQDAMSALNPVFTVGSQLEEVIVENTGRTKSEARERAIELLDDVGIPDADQRIDEYPHQYSGGMQQRAMIAMALACDPRLIIADEPTTALDVTIQAGILELFDEIQEKHDTSIVYVTHDLGVVREVCDRVAVMYLGKVVESAPYDELYRNPKHPYTQSLLNSVVTPDETLDEINPIGGTMPSAVSPPSGCRFRTRCPVAYEECSTVAPPRYDVGSDDVHHDAACLLYEEGNPREEPRLHETEVPTE, encoded by the coding sequence GTGAGCCTCCTCGAGGTCTCCGACCTCCGGACGTACTTCTTCACGCCCGACGGGATCGTCCAGGCCGTCGACGGCGTCAGCTTCGAGGTCGACGCCGGCGAGTCCCTGGGGGTCGTCGGCGAGAGCGGCGCCGGCAAGAGCGTCGCCGTCAAGAGCATCATGGGACTCATCCGCGAGCCCGGCCGGGTCGTCGACGGCAGCATTCGCTTCGACGGCCGTGAGCTCACGGATCTCTCCGAGACCGAACTCAGACGGGAGATTCGCGGCAACGAGATTTCGATCGTCTTCCAGGACGCGATGTCCGCGCTCAACCCCGTCTTTACCGTCGGCAGCCAGCTCGAGGAGGTCATCGTCGAGAACACCGGCCGCACCAAGTCGGAAGCCCGCGAGCGGGCGATCGAACTGCTCGACGACGTCGGCATCCCCGACGCCGACCAGCGCATCGACGAGTACCCTCACCAGTACTCCGGCGGGATGCAACAGCGAGCGATGATCGCGATGGCGCTCGCCTGCGACCCGCGGCTCATCATCGCCGACGAGCCGACGACCGCGCTGGACGTGACGATTCAGGCGGGGATCCTCGAGCTGTTCGACGAGATCCAGGAGAAACACGACACGAGCATCGTCTACGTCACCCACGACCTGGGAGTCGTCCGCGAGGTCTGCGACCGGGTCGCGGTGATGTACCTCGGGAAGGTCGTCGAGTCGGCGCCCTACGACGAGCTGTACCGGAACCCGAAACACCCCTACACGCAGTCGCTGCTCAACTCCGTGGTGACCCCCGACGAGACCTTAGACGAGATCAACCCGATCGGCGGCACGATGCCTTCCGCCGTGTCGCCGCCGTCGGGCTGTCGGTTCCGGACCCGGTGTCCGGTCGCCTACGAGGAGTGCTCGACGGTGGCTCCCCCGCGGTACGACGTCGGGTCGGACGACGTCCACCACGACGCGGCGTGTCTGCTGTACGAGGAGGGAAACCCCCGCGAGGAGCCGCGGCTGCACGAGACGGAGGTACCGACGGAATGA
- a CDS encoding ABC transporter permease has protein sequence MSSEQSRVADTDFDSGSGLLATLKKLRYSPTSLVGVFLIGMLVVMAVFSAIDNFLLNRAVITWLHADPHAMDQSMRYSEPSREHPMGTDRYGRDILVRIVYGSRTALTIGILAVGISFVGGIITGAVSAYFGGYIDDTLMRLVEILYAIPGLVLAMIFMAIFGPSIENLFIAYGIVGIPAYARVMRSEALSIRDRQYVEAAKLAGLPRRTILFREIVPNGLAPVVVQATLSMGGVIIGAAALSFLGFGVQEPTPDWGRMLSDGRTALLVAWWVAFFPGLMIFITVMGFNMLGDGLRDIMDPKMTVEPTPYDDWNLEEWTADQQTETGDPDLPADSPAARADGAGPQTGGDRS, from the coding sequence ATGAGTTCCGAACAGAGTCGCGTCGCCGACACGGACTTCGACTCCGGGAGCGGTCTCCTGGCGACGCTGAAGAAGCTCAGGTACAGCCCGACCTCGCTCGTCGGCGTCTTCCTGATCGGGATGCTCGTCGTCATGGCCGTGTTCAGCGCCATCGACAACTTCCTGCTCAACAGGGCGGTTATCACGTGGTTACACGCCGATCCGCACGCGATGGATCAGAGTATGCGCTACTCCGAGCCGTCGCGCGAGCACCCGATGGGGACCGACCGCTACGGGCGTGACATCCTCGTCCGGATCGTATACGGGAGCCGAACCGCGCTCACCATCGGCATTCTGGCCGTCGGTATCAGCTTCGTCGGCGGGATCATCACCGGTGCCGTCTCCGCCTACTTCGGCGGCTACATCGACGACACGCTGATGCGCCTGGTCGAGATCCTGTACGCCATCCCGGGGCTCGTCCTCGCGATGATCTTCATGGCCATCTTCGGTCCGAGCATCGAGAACCTGTTTATCGCGTACGGCATCGTCGGCATCCCGGCGTACGCCCGCGTGATGCGTTCGGAGGCGCTGTCGATCCGCGACCGACAGTACGTCGAGGCGGCCAAACTCGCCGGCCTCCCCCGGCGGACGATCCTCTTTCGCGAGATCGTCCCGAACGGGCTCGCGCCGGTCGTCGTGCAGGCGACGCTCTCGATGGGCGGCGTCATCATCGGCGCGGCGGCGCTCTCGTTCCTCGGGTTCGGGGTGCAGGAGCCGACGCCCGACTGGGGGCGCATGCTCTCTGACGGCCGGACTGCACTGCTCGTCGCCTGGTGGGTCGCGTTCTTCCCCGGCCTGATGATCTTCATCACCGTGATGGGATTCAACATGCTCGGCGACGGCCTGCGCGACATCATGGACCCGAAGATGACCGTCGAACCAACTCCCTACGACGACTGGAACTTAGAGGAATGGACCGCAGACCAGCAGACCGAGACGGGCGACCCGGACCTGCCGGCCGACTCGCCGGCGGCCCGTGCCGACGGCGCCGGCCCCCAGACCGGGGGTGATCGCTCGTGA
- a CDS encoding ABC transporter ATP-binding protein: MSTNPQAESRAVREDGAEPLLEVSGLKKHFPVNAGLFASVRLDRESGGLPFRYDDTSVKAVDGVDFTLRPGETLGVVGESGCGKSTLARTILGLEEPTAGEVRFDGRLTADIPESEFRKRSQMVFQDPHSSLNGRRKVGPIIEDPLEGAGWEKEKRRERALELLEQVGLKREYYNRYPHEFSGGQRQRINLARALSINPDLVVADEPVSGLDVSVQAQILNLMDDLQEEYGLTYLLISHDLSVVRYIADRVAVMYLGDFVEVAPTEQLFAEQHHPYARALLGAVPNPDPDKPGVRSQISGAVPSASNPPRGCKFHTRCPEFILPDGFGRAAYDEYEALLEDVRGRELAASESPKAVFEAYIDSGGVPREAENTVKAAASEALDGEWERAARTLEEYESPCQATTPPLEPTDRPEHEAACHLPAEEVRDDAV, from the coding sequence ATGAGTACGAATCCACAGGCCGAATCACGCGCCGTCCGCGAGGACGGCGCGGAGCCGCTGCTCGAGGTATCGGGACTGAAAAAGCACTTTCCGGTGAACGCGGGGCTGTTCGCCTCGGTTCGCCTCGACCGCGAGTCGGGTGGGCTCCCGTTCCGGTATGACGACACCAGCGTCAAAGCCGTCGACGGCGTGGACTTCACGCTGCGTCCCGGCGAGACCCTCGGCGTCGTCGGCGAGTCCGGCTGCGGGAAGTCGACGCTGGCTCGCACCATCCTCGGACTGGAGGAGCCGACGGCCGGCGAGGTCCGATTCGACGGTCGACTCACGGCCGACATTCCCGAATCGGAGTTCCGCAAGCGGAGCCAGATGGTGTTTCAGGACCCTCACTCGAGTCTGAACGGCCGGCGCAAGGTCGGGCCGATCATCGAGGACCCGCTCGAGGGGGCCGGCTGGGAGAAGGAGAAACGGCGCGAGCGCGCCCTCGAGTTGCTCGAGCAGGTGGGGCTCAAGCGGGAGTACTACAACCGCTACCCCCACGAGTTCTCGGGCGGCCAGCGCCAGCGGATCAACCTCGCGCGGGCGCTGTCGATCAACCCCGATCTCGTGGTGGCGGACGAACCAGTGAGCGGCCTCGACGTCAGCGTCCAGGCCCAGATCCTCAACCTGATGGACGACCTTCAGGAGGAGTACGGGCTGACCTACCTGCTGATCAGCCACGACCTGAGCGTCGTGCGCTACATCGCCGACCGCGTGGCGGTGATGTACCTCGGCGACTTCGTCGAGGTGGCGCCGACCGAACAGCTGTTCGCCGAACAGCACCACCCCTACGCGCGGGCGTTGCTGGGGGCGGTGCCGAACCCCGACCCCGACAAGCCCGGCGTTCGATCGCAGATTTCGGGTGCCGTCCCGAGCGCGTCGAACCCGCCGCGGGGCTGTAAGTTCCACACCCGCTGTCCCGAGTTCATCCTCCCCGACGGGTTCGGCCGGGCGGCCTACGACGAGTACGAGGCGCTGCTCGAGGACGTCCGCGGGCGCGAACTCGCGGCGAGCGAGTCGCCGAAGGCGGTGTTCGAGGCGTACATCGACAGCGGCGGGGTGCCACGGGAGGCGGAGAACACCGTCAAAGCCGCCGCGAGCGAGGCCCTCGACGGGGAGTGGGAGCGGGCGGCCCGCACCCTCGAGGAGTACGAGTCGCCGTGTCAGGCGACCACGCCGCCGCTCGAGCCCACGGACCGGCCCGAACACGAGGCCGCCTGTCACCTGCCCGCCGAGGAGGTGAGAGACGATGCAGTCTGA